AACGCCGGCCTTCACCTCAAAGTTAACATTTTCCGCCGAATCTTTCAGCTGCTGGGCAGCATTCTTAATGGCATCGACTACCGCAAGTCCATTTTGGGCTACTTCCGCACGCACGCTGGTATCCGAAGCATCTGTTGAGAGGGCTTGCCAGGAAGACCAAAATTGGTTAAGTACCGTTTGAATTCCGGTATCTGATGGCTCAGAAAAAATATTTTCCAGTTTCGTCAAGGCAGCACTGCTTGTCTCTGTATAACCTAAATTGGAGGTTTGCTTCCACAGTTGTCTGTCTGTAAAGATATCCCTTGCCCTAGTAATAGATGCTACCGTAACCCCGCTTCCAGCGAAATTCTTGTTTCTTCCGTAAACCTCTCCTGCCGGTACAGCAGTTGCCAAATTGACACTTTGCCGGGAGTATCCATCCGTACCGGCATTGGCAATATTATGCCCCACCGTATCCAAGGAAGCCTGATTAGCATATAAACTTCGGGACAAAATATTCAAACCGCCAAATGTGGAACTCATGTCTTAAATCCTCCAATCCATAAGATGCCGTTTTTTGTTCTCATCTTTTCCCTTATCAGGATGGGTATAGGTGTTGCTCTCTTGGTGAGTCAACAGTCCTACTGTATAATCAACGATTTTCATAGCTTGTTTAAGCAGCTGAGCGTTTATCTCATGAACCTCTTTCAAGCGCACAACCACTTGGTCTAAAGCAATTCGCACTTCCTCTAACATTGGGAAATAGCAGGCTAATTCGGCCAAGGTGAGATCCTCAGGCTTTTTCTCCAGCTCGCGTCCGATTTGCTCTGCCCACATGAGACGTTCCTTCTCCAATGCATTGACTTTAATTATAAACACTTCTTCTTGGGCAGTTATTAATTCAATTTCTTGGATATTGTTCTTAATCAAAGCTTTCTGTTTATTCTCTTCTAAGGTCAGGAGTTTGTTATAAAGTTCGACCTGTTCTCTTAAGTTGTCGTTCAAATTCTGAAGCCCTTCAGACAAAGAAATCTCCCCCTCGGAAAAGTGTTAACATAATTATTCATTTATTCCTTCTGACATACCTCAAGTAACTTGTCGGCTATCTTCCCTGCGTCTATTTTGAATTCTCCTCCCTCAATCTGATCAGAAAGAGCCTGGATTCGTTCGGCACGCACAGAGGGAATTTCTTTGGTTTTCTGAAGTAAGGTCTGATACACTTGGGCCTTATCTGAAACAGCTATCTTATCTGCCCCGGAAACAATCGTTTTCTTCTCAACTTGTTTTAAGCGATTGATTGCTTGAATATTTCCTACCAAGCCCATTGAGGTCCCATCTATTTTCATATCATTCACTCCAATAACAATCTTATTTTTTATATCGGAGAAAACCCAATAAAACTAAAGGAAAACTTTTATTTGTTTATGATAATTTTTAACGAAATTTAGGAATTTTAGCTGATACCTCGTTATTCCTGTATTATAATTAACCATATAAATAAAGTGTCAATCTTAAAAAGAATTTATTCAGGAAGACCCTACCGACAACCCTTTCTAAACTACCCTAATAATGGGACTAAAGTTCGGATTAATTTTTGTCGATATTATAAAAGTAAGATTATAAATTTAATTCTATTTTTACTTAATTTCTATTGGTTTAAAGAAACATAACATAAGCAAAGGAGGTACGTCATATTCCCTTCGAAGCTACTACACCTAATGGCAGAAGGGATGAGGCAAAAAAACATGGATTTATCTACTATTATAGGAATTTTAACAGGCTTTGGTTTCCTAATCGCCGGCTACATGTTAGAAGGAGGAAGTGTCGGTTCCCTTGGAGGATTATCTGCAGCAATGATCGTTTTTGGAGGGACTGCCGGAGCAGTGTTAGTTAGTTTTCCTCTCTCCGACTTAAAAAACCTGCCTAAATGGATTAAGCTTGCCTTTACCTCTCAATCTTTTGGGACTGCCGAAGCTTATGAAACACTTGTAAGATTTGCAGAAAAAGCTCGCCGTGAAGGCTTACTCAGTCTTGAACAAGAACTTGAAACTGTAACAGATCGCTTTACACACCAAGGACTACAACTAGTTATTGACGGAACAGACCCTGAAATCACTAAGGAGATTCTGGAATCGAATATCGCAGTCCTTGAAAAACGCCATAAAGTTGGAATTTCAGTATTTGAAGCTGCCGGCGGATACAGTCCGACTATGGGAATCATCGGGACGGTTATGGGCTTAGTCATGGTTTTGGGGAATCTTACGGATCCCGAGTCTCTATCCCATTCTATTGCCGCTGCTTTTATTGCTACCCTGTATGGTGTCGCATCGGCAAACCTTCTTTGGCTTCCTATTGCCTCAAAGCTCAAAATGAAGGACAAAGCGGAAGTAGCCGCTATGGAAATGGTTTTGGATGGAATCATTTCCATCCAAGCAGGTGAAAACCCTTCAATTCTGAAAGAAAAATTGAAGACCCATATTGGTTCAATGCTCCTCAAAGGAGAGAAAGGTCAGGAAGGTACAGCATCCCCAAGCAATGCTGCTTTCAGTGAAAGCCGATGAGCAGAAAAAGAGAGCACGAGGCTGAAAAAGAGAATAGTGAGCGTTGGCTTCTCACATACTCCGACCTCATAACCTTGTTAATGATTTTCTTTGTCGTCCTTTATTCTATGAGTAAGGTAGACGCGGAGAAATTCAAAGCCGTTGCCGCATCCCTTAACAAAGCACTTAGCGGAGGAACTCCGGCAAAAATCGAGCTGGCTACAAGTCCATCCGGACCCTCGCTCTTTGAAACGGGAACACCATCCTCTACTACGACGGTTCCCGGGAAAGATACTGATCCCAACAAAACAACCCATACAGACCCAGATACAACGAACTGGGAAAACCTCAAGACCGGCCAAGGAAACAGCGATGCTGAAAATATGAGCATTGAAGCAATAAAAGCTAAGTTGGATAAGTTTGCTGCTGACAATGGAATCCAATCAAAACTGATGTCTTCAATAGAAGAACGTGGTCTGGTCATAAGTATACAGGAAACTTTACTATTCCAAAGCGGTTCAGCAGACATCAATGACCGAGCTCGTCAAATTCTTGAAAGAATCTCCACTGTCCTCGCCTCATCGACTAACCAAATTAGAGTTGAAGGGCATACGGACAATTTACCGATTAGAACTGCGAAATTTCCTAGCAATTGGGAGCTTTCTGTGATTCGTTCCACTAACGTCGTGGAAATTTTGCAATCCGCTGGAATAGCACCGAATCGGCTTTCGGCGGCTGGTTATGGGGAATATCGACCTATTGCCTCTAATGACACAGAAGAGGGCAGAGGAAAGAACCGTAGAATTGACTTGATTATTTTACGCTCCAAATATGATGTTACAGAACCTAATACCCAAAATTCCAACGGCAACTAGTTTAACCTTCCCTAAAAGGCAAGCCGGCGTACTGCTTTATACAAAATTTCCGTTGCTAAATAAACTTGTTCTGATTTTATAAGGGCTAAAGTATCTTCTGGAGTATGATTCTTATACAACCATTCCTGGGCTAGAAGAGTCGCAGCCGGAATTCCTGCTAAACCAAAACTGACAGAATCACTGTTATGACCCCCTCGAGGGGTCAATTGGGCACTAGCACCACTTTCTGCCGCGGCTTGTTTTAGAGTTGTTACGGCAATATTCTCTCCCTCCCCCCAGAGCGCAAAATTTCCTATCATTCCATTGCCAACAGTGTCAGCATTCAGAACCGCAACAATCTGCTTGAGGGGAACAGTAGGAGAATGCAAAAACGCCTGAGATCCTACAAATCCCATTTCTTCAGCACTCCAAAAAGCGACAACTATAGTTCGTTTCGGAGTCTCACTTTCACGAGTAATTCGTCGTATAACGTCCAGCACACACCCTACTCCCGAGGCATTATCATTAGCCCCAGGGTATACTTCTCCTTCAAAAATTCCCAGATGGTCATAATGAGCTGATAATAGAATTATCTCCTCTGTCTTTTCACCCATCAACTCTCCAATTAGGTTAACACTAGGAAATCGCAAATTTTTGTTATCCCCGGGCCGAAAGGTCAATCGACCGTTCACTCTCGTTTCTATCACCGGAGGAATAGTAAAAGCTTGAATGAAACCTGTACTTAAATCTCCCATTGGTCGTAACCCTAACATGCTTAATTGGCTTGACAGATACTCTGCCGCTTTGCTCTCTCCTACCGAACCGGCCTTCCGTCCTTGCATCTCAGGTGCTGTTAAAGCGTAAATATCATCTAAAGCAGTACGATTTAAAATTTCATAATTTAAATCATCATTTTTAGATTTAGCCTCGGGAGGCAGCACCAACGTGACAGGAGGACGCCCCAGCATTACTTTTAAAGTTTCAGCAAAACGATTGGGGAGAAGACTCCATGGTAAGATGATTGCTCCAAAACCTAATAATGATTTTATAAAAGCTCTGCGCGTTTTCATATCTATTCCTTTCTTAAAAGGAGAATTGCTATGTCTATTCGAATAAACTCCCCACATCAACCTTTAAATGCCAATCTCGACACTCAAAACGCCATAGAACATAATAGTGACTTCGGCAGTGTCTTTTCACAGACTCAAAAAATTCAGAGCGCGGAACTCCATACTTTTCTTGAACGATTGGGAATGCAAGGCAAAAAACTGGCTTATTCTATGTCCATCGGTGATCTTAAGGATTTCCGCAATATGGTAAAATCTTTCCTTCGCTCCACCTTTGGACAAAGCCGCAAAATGCAGGAAGACACATCCTGGGATTATCAAGGCCGTCCTAAGGTTATGGCAAGAATCGGAAAGATTGATCAAGCTCTGGATGATCTTGGGAAACAGCTTCTGACCGAACAGTCCAAGCCCCTTGATATTTTAACTAAAATTGATGAAATTCGAGGTTTAATTGTTGACCTCTTTGCCTAAAAAGTTTTTTACTGCATCTATTCGCTATAACCCCCAGATTTCTTCTTTTTGAATAAATAATTCATATGAAAAGAGGTACAACCCCTTGTCCAAAATAACTATTGCCAATACGTACGAAGACTTTATTAAAGGGTTCCACCCCAAAAGCGGTTTAGATCTTAAATTTTATAAGCAAAACCAAATGCAGCGGAGAATCCTAAGCTTTATGAATTCTCATGGACATGCTACTTTTCCGGAATTTCTAAACGCTCTCAATGTAGACTCCGTCTTATATGATGCCTTTTTCAAACACCTAACCATCAATGTTTCACAATTCTTTCGAGATGCAAATCAATGGAAAACACTGCGAGAATCAATTATTCCTCTTCTTCTGCAGAGTAAATCTCCACTAAAGCTTTGGAGTGCAGGATGTTCCAGTGGTCAAGAACCCTACTCATTGGCCATGACGCTTATGGAATATTTTCCCACAGCCAAATTTAGCATACTGGCAACAGATATCGATGTCAATGTATTGAAACAAGCCAAGGAGGGCTTCTATAAGCAAAATGATTTTGCCAGTACTCCTCCTGAATTCCTTCAGAAATATTTTACCCCAACTGACAAAGGACATCAAATTAAGGATTCCGTTCAACGAAATGTAACATTTCAACACCAAAACCTTCTAACGGATCATTTCCAAACCGGCCTTGATTTTATTGCCTGCCGTAATGTTGTTATTTATTTCACGGAAGAGGCCAAGGAAATGCTCTATAAAAAATTCACAGACTCCTTACGCCCTGGCGGAATCCTTTTTACGGGCAGCACAGAACACCTCTTTGGCTTAGGTCACCTTGGCCTAAAGCCGGTATCCTCGTTTTTCTATCAAAAGCAATAAACACTCAATCATTAAAGGGCTCTAACTCTTAAAATGAGTTAGAGCCCTATTAAGTGCTTCATTTAATTAGCTAAGACA
This Desulfosporosinus orientis DSM 765 DNA region includes the following protein-coding sequences:
- a CDS encoding M28 family metallopeptidase — encoded protein: MKTRRAFIKSLLGFGAIILPWSLLPNRFAETLKVMLGRPPVTLVLPPEAKSKNDDLNYEILNRTALDDIYALTAPEMQGRKAGSVGESKAAEYLSSQLSMLGLRPMGDLSTGFIQAFTIPPVIETRVNGRLTFRPGDNKNLRFPSVNLIGELMGEKTEEIILLSAHYDHLGIFEGEVYPGANDNASGVGCVLDVIRRITRESETPKRTIVVAFWSAEEMGFVGSQAFLHSPTVPLKQIVAVLNADTVGNGMIGNFALWGEGENIAVTTLKQAAAESGASAQLTPRGGHNSDSVSFGLAGIPAATLLAQEWLYKNHTPEDTLALIKSEQVYLATEILYKAVRRLAF
- a CDS encoding flagellar motor protein MotB, producing the protein MSRKREHEAEKENSERWLLTYSDLITLLMIFFVVLYSMSKVDAEKFKAVAASLNKALSGGTPAKIELATSPSGPSLFETGTPSSTTTVPGKDTDPNKTTHTDPDTTNWENLKTGQGNSDAENMSIEAIKAKLDKFAADNGIQSKLMSSIEERGLVISIQETLLFQSGSADINDRARQILERISTVLASSTNQIRVEGHTDNLPIRTAKFPSNWELSVIRSTNVVEILQSAGIAPNRLSAAGYGEYRPIASNDTEEGRGKNRRIDLIILRSKYDVTEPNTQNSNGN
- a CDS encoding flagellar protein FlgN; its protein translation is MSEGLQNLNDNLREQVELYNKLLTLEENKQKALIKNNIQEIELITAQEEVFIIKVNALEKERLMWAEQIGRELEKKPEDLTLAELACYFPMLEEVRIALDQVVVRLKEVHEINAQLLKQAMKIVDYTVGLLTHQESNTYTHPDKGKDENKKRHLMDWRI
- a CDS encoding YaaR family protein, whose translation is MSIRINSPHQPLNANLDTQNAIEHNSDFGSVFSQTQKIQSAELHTFLERLGMQGKKLAYSMSIGDLKDFRNMVKSFLRSTFGQSRKMQEDTSWDYQGRPKVMARIGKIDQALDDLGKQLLTEQSKPLDILTKIDEIRGLIVDLFA
- a CDS encoding flagellar motor protein, with product MDLSTIIGILTGFGFLIAGYMLEGGSVGSLGGLSAAMIVFGGTAGAVLVSFPLSDLKNLPKWIKLAFTSQSFGTAEAYETLVRFAEKARREGLLSLEQELETVTDRFTHQGLQLVIDGTDPEITKEILESNIAVLEKRHKVGISVFEAAGGYSPTMGIIGTVMGLVMVLGNLTDPESLSHSIAAAFIATLYGVASANLLWLPIASKLKMKDKAEVAAMEMVLDGIISIQAGENPSILKEKLKTHIGSMLLKGEKGQEGTASPSNAAFSESR
- a CDS encoding CheR family methyltransferase → MSKITIANTYEDFIKGFHPKSGLDLKFYKQNQMQRRILSFMNSHGHATFPEFLNALNVDSVLYDAFFKHLTINVSQFFRDANQWKTLRESIIPLLLQSKSPLKLWSAGCSSGQEPYSLAMTLMEYFPTAKFSILATDIDVNVLKQAKEGFYKQNDFASTPPEFLQKYFTPTDKGHQIKDSVQRNVTFQHQNLLTDHFQTGLDFIACRNVVIYFTEEAKEMLYKKFTDSLRPGGILFTGSTEHLFGLGHLGLKPVSSFFYQKQ
- the flgM gene encoding flagellar biosynthesis anti-sigma factor FlgM, which codes for MKIDGTSMGLVGNIQAINRLKQVEKKTIVSGADKIAVSDKAQVYQTLLQKTKEIPSVRAERIQALSDQIEGGEFKIDAGKIADKLLEVCQKE